In the Triticum aestivum cultivar Chinese Spring chromosome 2B, IWGSC CS RefSeq v2.1, whole genome shotgun sequence genome, GCAACATCTCAGCAGCCTCTATCTGCCCAATCTTACAGAACCCATTGATCAATGCTCCATAAGTACGATCATTCGGCTCGATGCCATTGCCAACGCATTCATCAAACACCTCAGACGCCCTCCGCACATTCCCAGCCCGACAATACGCATTGATGACCACACTGTAGAAGTAGACATCGCCTGCGACATTCTTCCTCTTCATCTCATCAAACACGGACTCAACCTTGCTGATATCGCCAGCCATCGACAAACCATCGACAAGGATCGTATACGTCCCGACAGTCAGCTCCACGCCTCCACTCTCCATCTCCTTCAGCACCTCCGCAACCCGTCCATCGTTCTTCTGGCGCGTGTAGCTGTCAAGCAGCGAGTTATAGCAGCACGCATTGAGCTTCACGCCGTGccttggcatttcgtcgagcaggcgGCGGGCGTCGTCCATGCGGCCGGCCTTGCAGAAGCCGTCGACGACGACCGAGGCCGAGAGGGGCGTGATGGAGCCCGGGGAGAAAGCGAGCGCCTTCCTGAGGAGCTCGGCGGCGGGGAGCAGATGGCCGGTCCGGCGGAGCGAGAGCAGCGACGAGGTGAGCGAGCGCGGGTCGAGGCTGCCGAGGCGGGAGACGGTGAGGTCGAGCGCCTCGGCCGCGCGTTCGGGGGCGCCCGCGTCTGCGTACGCGCGGAAGAGCATGTCGTGGAAGGCCGCGACGGCGTGCCGCGGCGCGGCGCGCGGGAGGGAGCCGGCCGCGAGGTCGGCGAAGGGGACCGCGAGAAGGGTGGGGGTGAGGAGGGACGGGAGCATCGACTTCGCCGCGCCGAAGCGGCGCGCGGCGAGGAGCGACGCGAAGGCGGCGAGCGGCGCCGGCCGCGTCTCGGGGACGGACGCCATCGTCCGTCGGCGGCAGAGGACGGAGGTGGGGGGAATGGGACTAGTGACTAGTCAGACTGGGCCGTGCTTTCTGTTTAAGCCTGGGCTTATCCGCCTCGTCTAGAGCTTTAGTTTTGGTGGGCTGGATCATACAGAAAACAAATGTCACTTCCACCTTCTCTTCTTCTCTGATGGTtgtcctcaaaaaacaaaaaatcctCTGACCGTGACAAGTTGTGGCAATTAGAAACAGATGAGTGGGTTATGTAGTGTTTTTTTCATATAATAGTTGAATTATGAAAATGATTTATCTCGAACCATGCGTTTAAATCACAAACTGTTTTCACTATTGCATTTCCCACGTCAAGTTTTTTCAAATTAGATCACATGTTCATAGATTTCCATGTTTTTTGGCGAAATCTATGCTCCAAAACTACAGTTCGCATGTTCTTCAAAATTGTACTAAATGGTGCTCCATTTTTTTAGAAGCAAAATTATGTTCACGTGGAAGCACACATGTGTTTCACTTTCGGCGAAGCACATATGTGCTTCTTGTGGAAGCACGCATACGCACTAGAGGGATACGCGCGCCTTGCTACAATGTTCTTCTGTAGGGATGTAAAATCTTTTGGTCATTATTCCATCTTGAGCCAATGCATTTTAGAGCCTTGCTGCGCTGAAGATTGAGCCAATGTATCTGTTTAATGGTCAGACGTGCCGCGTGCCAGTGGCCAATGCATTTCTATTCGCTGCTATCTTGCTCACCTCTTCAGGTAATTAGTAATGCGGCTATCAACATCCTGTAAAAGAAATATGGCTCTCAAACTAAATGTTTCAGCTTCAACCACTCTATCGTTGATAGTAAGAAGCTTGCATAAAATGTATTCTGAATGCATTATTCAGAAGCATGCATAAGTATATTCTAAATCCATTATTCAGAAGCATGCATAAGTGTATTCTGAATCATAAAACAAGTTGCATAAACTGCCAAAGTAATTATCTATGAAAAGAATTCTTGCATGCACTTTGGACTTAATTCCTCTCTACCTGGAAGAGGGGCACTCTCCACAAAGAACAAGCCGGAAGAAGGTAACATATAAACCCATTGACAAACGAACAGTGCCTCCTTGCATACATGAACCACTGAATTATTCAAAGTAGGAAGACATGAAAAGCTGCTAAAAGCTCAATATATCACATATCTACATGTGTAGAAAGCATTTTTTTAGTACACGGAAACTGATGGAAAGTTGTCTCAATAATCTAAGAAGACTATCAACAACACAACTAACCTCAGATTTTATGTTCATATATAAAGCCTTGAAGATCGCTGACTATGCTTGCCCGATGGTAGGTTTTCTATTGATATGTAATTAAAAAGCATACTTTACAAAATTATAGCGCAGCAGGACCATGCCGATACATGGGAATGATGCCAATGGCTAAGAACTTTCCGATAGCAAGGCATTCTTCGTCCTCTGGAACCGCTGCACCCACACACGACCTCGACCTCTGCTGATAGCAACTGCCCGGCATAGCGCCTTCTTTCAATGAATTTCCAATGCAAGGATTAGCTATCACTATTGCTAGCTTGATAGTGTGTTGAGTGGCTAGGGAGAAATCATAGTATTACAGTGTCAATGTATTCTTACGCTGTGCCACATGCACCTCTGCTCTTCGGCTCACACTTATGCAGATCTGTAAATATTTAGCAAATATAGACGAACTTGCACATAACTAAAATGTGGTATATAGCATCAATCTTTGCATCCTATTCCTACCTAGATCAATATGATTCCTAGAGATTATTGTTTTATATCACCATTGAGTGGATAACAGGATAAAAAAAGTAGGCCAGTTATCTGAAACTACTTTCCTTGATCAGAAAATGTACTTCAACAATGCCAAATCATGTGCATGCTGATAACAAAGAAATATTTCCTATGTGCAGTGTGCAGAAATCCATTGGAACTATAAGTGCCACACCAAGCAAAGGAAGCCTCTAGATGTGCCTGCTCTACAGAAACACCACCCCACCTTTCCGAAAATTGAAAATGGACgtcgataagtgccacacgtgtgggcgttagggagTCTGTCCACACATTTTGTATGGTGTATAAGAGGGACAGCCCACACATCTACGtatgggcaaaacaagtaatgcccacgcATCTCTTTTTTTCCCTCCCGTTCCCTCTCACACGCatgcgtgtgggcgaaatagataacgcccacacgccccgtatgtcaggcctcgtacctcgtggtcacGCACGCCACGCGTGACAGTCACCGCgtgcccgcagttgccatggtccagaccctcgtccatgttcgtttaactgcagttgccatgtcgctgaactacggttgccatgtcggacaactgcagttgccatctcatgtCAAAAAGTTCCAGATGCCATTTTTAGTCACTAGTTCCAGTTGCcgcctactaacactaggcagttgccatgtatgttctggtttactatagttgccatgatttgaaaacctcaggagttgccacctactaacattAGGCAGTTGGCGTGTAGCGCTACAGAAAGACATAGCAAAAGAACATGTTTGGGTAAAAAAAAGTTGTCATcagcttacaagcacactagggcagttgccgtgtaccccgCAAAAAACATGGCAACTGACACGTTCGGGTAAAAAAAGAattgccacctgcttataaagcacactagggcagttgccatgtacactgcaaaacacatggcaagtggCAACTTGGGTGTGGGAGATGAGacaggcgtgtgggcgagatggcaaatgcccacacactagcccTTGTGCGTGCGTGGAAAAGtgacgtgtgggcgaactgctgaacgcccacacaccaacccctcccgtgtggtgaaacggccgtgtggacgaccgggtgaatgcccacacaccagatCAGTCCTACGTGGCACTAGAAACATTCCAAGATTCGTGCGCTCACAAAGGGACGCGGATctacgcgtgtgggcgagatgcaaacgcccacacatgtgggcgttaacattttcaaaaataaaagtgaGCATGTCTTGACACCtaaccaaaaagcaaaaataagGTTGCCTGAGTGGGCATTCACTTCTGTTTAGTAGACAATCAACAGATATTGAGGACCTTATCAGAAGCAATATTTATACAACAATAGTAGGGGGCAACCATTGGGCGCAAAAAAAAAAGGTTTTATGATCCGATGCTAGTGGGCACTCACACAATTCCGTGCTTCTTTTTTATGATAATATCCAAGACGAACCAATGCCTCGCGAATCGATGTGTCGTTGCTCTTCATCTTTAGATTGATCTGGTCCCCTTAGCACACAAGCGGAAGTCAGCACACAAAAGCATTAGTAAGTACTAGGGATGAAAACGGTGCGAAAACGGACAGAACTGAgtgctatcatatttgttttcatatttttttttgcagaagcggaaacaAATACAGAAACCCCGGAAACGAATACGGAAACAAATACTATCGGAAACAGACACGGAGCGAATACAGAGCGGACATGAAAACAAAACGGTTTCTTGACCAGAACTTAAAACCTCCTTGATCATAGAGAAATATaaacaaaaaacaaataaattgaTGGAATTGTTAACATGACTACAAAATAATATGATTATGTTAGCAACATAGGatagtattgtagtagtacatgACAATCCCATATAGGGTCTAGTTGAGTACGTGTGTGGTAGTAAAAGTTGGTCCTCAAATGATTAATTCCGCTCATTCTACCCATTGTGTAATTAGATGTTCTTTGGTAGTTGGGCTACCTATAGTAGTAACGGAAATTCCATATTTACGGAAACGAAAAGTTTCGTTTCCACGTCTGTTTCACCGGAAAACACCATTCTGTTTTTGCTTCcatttccgcataaaaaattccattttcatttccgttttgcaaattttcatttttgttttcatattttctctccatttccatttttggTCTGGAAAATCGGAAACTTTCCACTTCATTTTCATCCCTAGTAAGTACTCCGTAGTTAGTAAAATTAAGTAACCACATCAGGTCAGGTTCTTGAAATTTTAGAAAGCTTGGTGCAAACACTAACAACAGAATCTGATTGCAGTTTGGTTTGTTCCCTCCTAAATTGGAACTCTAATAATCAAAAGCAACCCATATGTTCCCCAACTTCTGTTCAAACCAACATCCAAAGATGCATTGTTTCTGCACTATACTGCAACATTACTGATTTGGGGGTGGTGAGATATAAAGACTACTATGGCTGCTATACGCCGTCGAGGAACCAAATTCAGTGATGCATATCTGCTAGGAATAACAGGCCCTCGACCAGAGATACAACGCCACCCACCCCCGCGCCCCTTGACCCCCGTGCCCCCTTAtgccgccgtc is a window encoding:
- the LOC123043756 gene encoding pentatricopeptide repeat-containing protein At2g32630, encoding MASVPETRPAPLAAFASLLAARRFGAAKSMLPSLLTPTLLAVPFADLAAGSLPRAAPRHAVAAFHDMLFRAYADAGAPERAAEALDLTVSRLGSLDPRSLTSSLLSLRRTGHLLPAAELLRKALAFSPGSITPLSASVVVDGFCKAGRMDDARRLLDEMPRHGVKLNACCYNSLLDSYTRQKNDGRVAEVLKEMESGGVELTVGTYTILVDGLSMAGDISKVESVFDEMKRKNVAGDVYFYSVVINAYCRAGNVRRASEVFDECVGNGIEPNDRTYGALINGFCKIGQIEAAEMLLTDMQLRGVRLNQIVFNTMIDGYCRHGMVDKALEIKAVMERMGIQLDVYTYNTLACGLCRVNRMEEAKKLLHIMTENGVKSNYVSYTTLISIHSKEGDMVEARRLFRDMEGKGSRPSVVTYNVMIDGYIKNGSIREAERFKKEMEKKGLVPDVYTYAAIVHGHCVNGKVDVALRLFEEMKLRGAKPNVVAYTALISGLATEGRSEEAFQLYDNMLAAGLTPDDTLYSMLVGSLHTDKRKHEIP